The proteins below are encoded in one region of Citrobacter enshiensis:
- a CDS encoding type I DNA topoisomerase: protein MAKSALFTVRKNEPCPQCGAELVIRSGKHGPFLGCSQYPECDYVRPLKSSADGHIVKVLEGKFCPACGAELVLRQGRFGMFIGCSDYPACGHTEIIDKPDETAITCPQCRTGHLVQRRSRYGKTFHSCDRYPECQFVINFKPIAEECPECHYPLLIEKKTAQGVKHVCASKQCGKPLPADIKSE, encoded by the coding sequence ATGGCTAAATCAGCACTGTTCACGGTGCGTAAAAATGAGCCCTGCCCGCAATGCGGGGCCGAACTTGTTATTCGTTCCGGGAAACACGGTCCGTTTCTCGGCTGCTCGCAATATCCGGAATGTGATTATGTCCGTCCTCTGAAATCGTCAGCGGACGGACATATTGTCAAAGTTCTGGAGGGTAAATTTTGTCCTGCATGCGGCGCTGAACTTGTGTTGCGGCAGGGGCGGTTCGGTATGTTTATTGGTTGCAGCGATTATCCCGCGTGTGGGCATACCGAAATTATCGATAAACCTGATGAAACCGCGATTACCTGCCCTCAGTGTCGGACGGGTCATCTGGTCCAGCGCCGTTCACGTTATGGCAAAACCTTTCACTCCTGCGATCGCTATCCTGAGTGTCAGTTTGTCATCAACTTCAAACCGATAGCGGAAGAGTGTCCTGAGTGCCACTACCCTCTACTCATCGAAAAGAAAACCGCGCAGGGTGTGAAACACGTCTGTGCCAGTAAACAATGTGGAAAGCCGTTACCGGCGGATATTAAAAGTGAATAA
- the smg gene encoding DUF494 family protein Smg, with protein sequence MFDVLMYLFETYIHNEAELRVDQDKLERDLTDAGFDREDIYNALLWLEKLADYQEGLAEPMQLASDPLSVRIYTAEECDRLDASCRGFLLFLEQIQVLNLETREMVIERVLALDTAEFDLEDLKWVILMVLFNIPGCENAYQQMEELLFEVNEGMLH encoded by the coding sequence ATGTTCGACGTACTAATGTATTTGTTTGAGACATACATCCATAACGAAGCTGAATTGCGTGTGGATCAGGACAAACTGGAACGGGATCTTACCGACGCTGGTTTTGATCGTGAAGACATCTACAACGCGTTATTGTGGCTGGAAAAGCTTGCTGACTATCAGGAAGGCCTCGCTGAACCCATGCAACTCGCCTCAGATCCGCTCTCTGTACGTATTTATACTGCTGAAGAGTGCGATCGCCTGGATGCCAGTTGCCGGGGATTCTTGTTATTCCTGGAGCAGATACAGGTGCTAAACCTCGAGACACGGGAAATGGTCATTGAACGTGTGCTCGCACTGGATACTGCAGAATTCGACCTGGAAGATCTAAAGTGGGTGATCCTGATGGTTCTGTTCAACATTCCAGGTTGTGAAAATGCATATCAACAAATGGAAGAATTACTCTTTGAAGTGAATGAAGGTATGCTGCATTAA